Proteins co-encoded in one Pseudarthrobacter chlorophenolicus A6 genomic window:
- a CDS encoding DUF1852 domain-containing protein, with amino-acid sequence MADDFTFSITTTRFDEDYSPSEGSRITTNFANLARGEHRQENLRNALTMIRRRFNDLADWDNPDRDRYTLELNIVSAQIEFTAEGTDQQFPLFEVLDIQIVDLLNGVRHQGIVGNNFSSYVRDFDFSVVLPAAAGDSGKPTVPEDFGDLHGKLFQHFLDSPVGRERFPQPPVVCISVSTSKTYRQTGNRHPVLGVEYQQDDYSLTDAYFAKMGLQVRYFMPRGSVAPLAFYFRGDLLNDYTNLQLIGTISTMETFQKIYRPEVYNANSAAAAVYQPSLGEQDYSRTQIAYDRVERSQLAVTQAKYTEEHFITPHKDLLDQWTANYPALVN; translated from the coding sequence ATGGCAGACGACTTCACCTTCAGCATCACCACGACCCGCTTCGACGAGGACTACTCCCCGTCGGAAGGCTCGCGGATCACGACGAACTTCGCCAACCTCGCACGGGGCGAGCACCGCCAGGAGAACCTCCGCAACGCCTTGACCATGATCCGGCGCCGCTTCAACGATCTCGCAGACTGGGACAACCCGGACCGGGACCGCTACACGCTCGAGCTTAATATCGTCTCTGCGCAGATTGAGTTCACTGCGGAAGGCACGGATCAGCAGTTTCCCCTGTTCGAGGTTCTCGACATCCAGATCGTCGACCTGCTGAACGGGGTCCGCCACCAGGGAATCGTCGGGAACAACTTCTCCTCCTACGTCCGTGACTTCGACTTCAGCGTGGTACTGCCGGCGGCAGCAGGGGACTCGGGCAAGCCCACCGTTCCCGAAGACTTCGGCGATCTTCACGGCAAGCTGTTCCAACACTTCCTCGACTCCCCGGTAGGCCGGGAGCGCTTCCCGCAACCGCCAGTGGTCTGTATCAGCGTCTCCACGAGCAAGACATACCGGCAAACCGGGAACCGTCACCCGGTCTTGGGCGTCGAGTACCAGCAGGACGATTACTCCCTGACGGACGCGTACTTCGCAAAAATGGGGCTGCAGGTCCGCTACTTCATGCCACGCGGCAGCGTGGCTCCCCTCGCCTTCTATTTCCGCGGCGACCTGCTCAACGATTACACCAACCTGCAGCTCATCGGCACGATCAGCACCATGGAGACGTTCCAGAAGATCTACCGCCCGGAGGTCTACAACGCGAACTCTGCCGCCGCCGCCGTCTACCAGCCGAGCCTTGGCGAGCAGGATTACTCGCGGACCCAGATCGCTTACGACCGCGTCGAGCGCAGTCAGCTCGCGGTCACGCAGGCGAAGTACACGGAGGAACACTTCATCACGCCCCACAAGGATCTGTTGGACCAGTGGACCGCCAACTACCCCGCTCTCGTCAACTGA
- a CDS encoding 4a-hydroxytetrahydrobiopterin dehydratase yields MTDPKRKLSATEIAAAGLSGWHLTGEALTATFRTRKFSTGLELVNRIGSSAEEANHHPDLALTYPEVRVTLSSHDVGGITSRDIDLAHTISGHAAGLGVAASE; encoded by the coding sequence ATGACTGATCCGAAACGGAAGCTGTCCGCCACCGAAATCGCCGCAGCCGGGCTCAGCGGCTGGCACCTGACCGGCGAGGCCCTCACGGCCACCTTCAGGACCCGAAAGTTCTCCACCGGGCTGGAGCTCGTCAACCGCATCGGCTCCTCTGCCGAGGAGGCCAACCACCACCCCGACCTCGCGCTCACTTACCCGGAGGTCAGGGTCACTCTCTCGAGCCACGATGTCGGCGGGATCACCAGCCGCGACATCGACCTTGCCCACACCATCAGCGGCCACGCTGCCGGGCTCGGGGTGGC
- a CDS encoding flavin reductase family protein yields the protein MFHAYPADTWLEAPKQSLPSSLSADEFKALFRGHPGGVAVITADAGEGPVALTVSSVVSVSAEPPLLIFSVSALSSASAVLSRAETVVVHLLDAHDVDLAKFGAMPGADRFDQTHRWSNLATGEAVYDDVRAWVRCAVIDRMEVGTSTIIAVHALESRVMRDVQAGEPGDALVYHNRSWHRLGEHSKLEG from the coding sequence ATGTTTCATGCTTACCCGGCAGACACGTGGCTCGAGGCTCCGAAGCAAAGCTTGCCGTCCTCCCTCTCGGCCGACGAATTCAAAGCGCTGTTCCGTGGCCACCCGGGAGGTGTCGCCGTCATCACGGCGGATGCCGGCGAAGGGCCGGTGGCCCTGACGGTATCGTCGGTCGTATCAGTGAGTGCGGAACCTCCGTTGTTGATTTTTTCCGTCTCGGCACTTTCTTCTGCGTCCGCGGTGCTTTCGCGCGCCGAAACCGTCGTCGTGCACCTGCTGGACGCGCACGACGTCGACCTGGCGAAGTTTGGAGCGATGCCCGGCGCCGACCGCTTTGATCAGACGCACCGATGGTCGAACCTGGCAACCGGCGAAGCGGTGTATGACGATGTCCGCGCCTGGGTGCGCTGCGCCGTCATCGATCGGATGGAGGTTGGGACCTCCACCATCATCGCGGTTCACGCCCTGGAGTCCCGCGTGATGCGTGACGTCCAAGCGGGCGAACCCGGCGACGCTTTGGTTTACCACAACCGCTCATGGCACCGTCTGGGCGAGCATTCCAAGCTCGAAGGCTGA
- a CDS encoding methionine synthase, giving the protein MNTLLPTTLVGSLPKPSWLAQPETLWSPWKLEGDALREGKEDALRIAIHEQSRRGIDIVSDGEQTRQHFVTTFIEHLSGVDFEQRKTVRIRDRYDASVPTVVGPVRREQPVFVEDAKFLRATTDKPIKWTLPGPMTMVDTLYDDHYKSREKLAWEFATILNQEAKELEAAGVDIIQFDEPAFNVFLDEVKDWGVAALERAAEGLRAETAVHICYGYGIKANNDWKATLGSQWRQYEETFPLLQSSSIDIISLESQNSHVPMDLIELLRGKKVMLGAIDVASETIETPEEVANTLRKALQFVDADKLIPSSNCGMAPFPRDIALAKLSALSAGTNIVREELARSAPQVS; this is encoded by the coding sequence ATGAACACACTTTTGCCCACCACCCTTGTCGGAAGCCTGCCGAAACCATCGTGGCTCGCACAGCCGGAGACTCTTTGGTCCCCGTGGAAGCTGGAGGGAGATGCGCTGCGCGAGGGGAAAGAGGATGCGCTGCGCATTGCCATCCACGAGCAGAGCCGGCGCGGCATTGACATTGTCAGCGACGGCGAGCAAACCCGCCAGCACTTCGTCACGACGTTCATCGAACATCTCAGCGGGGTCGACTTTGAACAGCGCAAGACCGTGCGCATCCGCGACCGCTACGACGCCAGCGTGCCGACCGTCGTCGGACCGGTACGCCGTGAACAGCCGGTATTCGTCGAAGACGCAAAATTCCTCCGCGCAACCACCGACAAGCCGATCAAATGGACGCTTCCCGGTCCTATGACGATGGTGGACACGCTCTACGATGACCACTACAAGAGCCGCGAGAAGCTGGCCTGGGAGTTCGCCACCATCCTGAACCAGGAAGCGAAAGAACTCGAGGCGGCTGGCGTGGACATCATCCAGTTCGACGAGCCCGCGTTCAATGTCTTCCTCGATGAGGTCAAGGACTGGGGCGTGGCTGCGCTTGAGCGTGCGGCAGAAGGACTGCGTGCGGAGACCGCCGTGCATATCTGCTACGGCTATGGGATCAAGGCGAATAATGACTGGAAGGCGACGCTCGGCTCACAGTGGCGGCAGTATGAGGAAACGTTCCCGCTGCTTCAGAGCTCCAGCATCGACATCATCTCGCTGGAATCGCAGAACTCCCACGTGCCCATGGACCTCATCGAACTCCTCCGCGGCAAGAAGGTCATGCTCGGGGCAATCGACGTTGCTAGCGAGACCATCGAGACCCCGGAGGAAGTCGCCAACACGCTCCGCAAGGCCCTGCAGTTCGTTGATGCCGACAAACTGATCCCCAGCTCCAACTGCGGAATGGCACCGTTCCCCCGGGACATCGCCCTGGCCAAGCTGAGCGCTCTCAGCGCCGGGACGAACATCGTGCGCGAGGAACTCGCCCGCTCCGCACCCCAGGTGTCATAA